Proteins encoded by one window of Chthonomonadales bacterium:
- a CDS encoding CHAT domain-containing protein: MRTIILTIGQRAAAGYPARLYLVDGNGDVPEQPAGETVIPLDLGGPDAPGPDGEPAVAHRLRSVLLEAAGYSTDLRRVGRHLHSLLHTGTLADAWDDLRERYPREAAPEQGLRTLLDMRDPDLRRLPWELLWDGGRRRFFADPANPFVRGRTRPGGQSPACTWPVRVLVVVGWADDDPAVRVADEVEGIEDAFRRMGKTVYFEVERRPAKDRLLGTPGRPGVIERLRPHIFHFIGHGRGPGGQGDTGALLIEAEMGGWELTAYDAAVCFPRWPPRFVCLNACRSSDLAVQEGAWAMADAFEQLGVPAVLGMQADVRGDAAARCAATLYAALADGEPLDVALARGRAAVTTLPDMTWDHRDWALPALALRVSPEQVLPVAAGAEQAKRRAMLERTDEFARLRNFVARTPERWELWAGVDPFHDDQRYSDMLVVVGEEQAGKTALVHWCLEGVVLRGRPVRYVNMRTLDSADFLGFLRLIARGGGSPPLDADLPAEAFHAFNRSLNRYQAGGPFTEGPGLPAVPDEDQGLPLRRGSERENVAIVQAFREALRHAAGDRPLILVLDHLRVEPEDWRNYLYPHLVRHIAEHSLHPMRLVLVVTARQYADFGLADHAGVAPVIRLEYFESKAFMGLAWEFGRYYRCLNSHIDGDDIHTLIQVLDNTSISRARWAPTELEVITKVFSRQEPAVQASLSDIVERLRQGEDPAALALSLLPRGGRELLRACALARLRPAAR; the protein is encoded by the coding sequence ATGAGGACCATCATCCTGACCATCGGCCAGAGGGCGGCCGCCGGGTATCCGGCCCGCCTCTACCTGGTCGACGGAAACGGAGACGTTCCGGAGCAGCCGGCCGGGGAGACCGTGATCCCGCTCGACCTCGGCGGGCCCGACGCGCCCGGGCCCGACGGCGAGCCGGCTGTGGCCCACCGCTTGCGCTCCGTCCTGCTTGAAGCCGCCGGCTATTCGACGGACCTTCGCCGCGTTGGCCGGCATCTCCACTCCCTCCTCCACACCGGCACGCTCGCCGACGCGTGGGACGACCTGCGCGAGCGCTACCCCCGCGAGGCCGCGCCCGAGCAGGGCCTGCGCACCCTCCTGGACATGCGCGACCCGGACCTGCGGCGACTCCCCTGGGAGCTGCTGTGGGACGGCGGTCGGCGCCGGTTCTTCGCCGACCCCGCCAATCCCTTCGTGCGCGGGCGCACGCGTCCAGGAGGCCAGTCGCCAGCCTGCACGTGGCCGGTCCGCGTCCTCGTCGTCGTCGGCTGGGCGGACGACGACCCGGCCGTTCGCGTGGCGGACGAGGTGGAGGGCATCGAGGACGCCTTCCGACGCATGGGGAAGACCGTCTACTTCGAGGTGGAGCGACGCCCCGCGAAGGACCGCCTCCTGGGGACCCCGGGCCGGCCGGGGGTGATCGAGCGTCTGCGGCCTCACATCTTCCACTTCATCGGCCACGGACGGGGACCCGGCGGCCAGGGAGACACCGGCGCCCTGCTCATCGAGGCCGAGATGGGCGGCTGGGAGCTTACCGCCTACGACGCCGCCGTCTGCTTCCCGCGCTGGCCGCCGCGTTTCGTCTGCCTCAACGCCTGCCGCTCCAGCGACCTGGCCGTGCAGGAGGGCGCGTGGGCCATGGCCGATGCCTTCGAACAGCTCGGCGTGCCGGCAGTGCTCGGGATGCAGGCCGACGTACGCGGCGATGCGGCCGCCCGATGCGCCGCCACGCTCTATGCGGCCCTGGCGGATGGCGAGCCACTGGACGTCGCCCTCGCCAGGGGCCGGGCGGCGGTGACGACCCTGCCCGACATGACCTGGGACCACCGCGACTGGGCCCTGCCCGCCCTCGCTCTCCGGGTGTCGCCAGAGCAGGTGCTGCCCGTGGCCGCGGGAGCCGAGCAGGCGAAGCGGCGCGCGATGCTGGAGAGGACCGACGAGTTCGCGCGGCTGCGCAACTTCGTTGCCCGCACACCCGAACGCTGGGAGCTGTGGGCCGGAGTGGATCCCTTCCATGACGACCAGCGCTACAGCGACATGCTCGTGGTCGTGGGAGAGGAGCAGGCCGGCAAGACAGCTCTCGTCCACTGGTGTCTGGAGGGTGTGGTGCTGCGCGGCCGGCCCGTGCGCTACGTCAACATGCGGACGCTGGACTCCGCCGACTTCCTCGGCTTCCTGCGGCTGATCGCTAGAGGTGGTGGGAGCCCCCCGCTCGACGCCGACCTCCCCGCCGAGGCGTTCCACGCGTTCAATCGTTCGCTCAACCGCTACCAGGCGGGCGGACCCTTCACGGAGGGCCCGGGCCTGCCAGCCGTGCCCGACGAGGACCAGGGCCTGCCGCTGCGGCGCGGCTCCGAGCGCGAGAACGTGGCGATCGTGCAGGCCTTCCGCGAGGCGCTGCGCCACGCCGCCGGAGATCGGCCACTCATCCTGGTTCTGGATCACCTGCGCGTGGAGCCGGAGGACTGGCGCAACTACCTCTACCCGCACCTCGTCCGGCATATCGCCGAGCACAGCCTGCACCCGATGCGGCTCGTCCTGGTCGTGACGGCCCGCCAGTACGCCGACTTCGGCCTGGCAGACCACGCGGGGGTCGCGCCGGTCATCCGGCTCGAATACTTCGAGAGCAAGGCGTTCATGGGCCTCGCCTGGGAGTTCGGGCGCTACTATCGCTGCCTCAATAGCCACATCGACGGCGACGACATCCACACGCTGATCCAGGTCCTCGACAATACGAGCATCTCGCGCGCGCGCTGGGCTCCGACGGAGCTCGAGGTCATCACGAAGGTGTTCTCGCGGCAGGAGCCGGCCGTGCAGGCTTCGCTCAGCGACATCGTCGAGCGCCTGCGGCAGGGCGAGGACCCGGCCGCCCTCGCTCTCTCGCTGCTGCCGAGGGGCGGGCGGGAATTGCTGCGCGCCTGCGCGCTCGCGCGCCTTCGACCCGCCGCTCGTTGA